Proteins from a single region of Ziziphus jujuba cultivar Dongzao chromosome 1, ASM3175591v1:
- the LOC132799093 gene encoding cysteine-rich receptor-like protein kinase 25, which translates to MVIRMFTLKIHMAFVGLISLSLLIHVSQASPTYSQHACTNSTTGGTLTSNSTYLSNLNLLLSSLTSNTTIENGFYNTVVGRGTPNAVIGQFLCRGDVNTTFCQECVAAASKEVLRRCPLEKGAVIWYDECSIRYAEGSDFIPNPGIVPSTSLTSTQNVSEPDRFEDLLAGVMDSLATEAANSNSGKKFATEEKNFTSTQTVYSLVQCTPDLSVGDCDTCLRSAIAFFPSCCAGKQGGRNLLPSCSVRYETFPFYNTTASQPLLPPGVPEKGKSSSLTIIAIIVPISIAVTLFLVGFLFLRRKAKNKAKDKFVRKDSVRSEINSIDSLHFDLETIEAATNNFSDDNKIGEGGFGAVYKGTLFDGQKIAVKRLSGSSGQGAQEFKNEATLVAKLQHRNLVRLLGFCLEGEEKILVYEYVPNKSLDYFLFDNEKQSLLGWTRRYNIITGIARGMLYMHEDSRLRIIHRDLKASNILLDGELNPKISDFGMARIFVVDQIQGNTNRIVGTYGYMSPEYAMHGHFSVKSDVFSFGVLVLEIISGKKNNSFYQSHGSGDLLTFAWEHWKSGTPLEVLDPTLRHAYSRNEVMRCIHIGLLCVQENPAARPTMATIVLVLNSYSVTLPLPQEPARLHRNRTQPIMPTRQLHFDQATSPSAAWSVNDESMITQVYPR; encoded by the exons ATGGTGATCAGAATGTTTACTCTGAAAATACACATGGCCTTTGTTGGCCTAATTAGCTTGAGCTTGCTTATCCATGTCAGTCAAGCATCCCCTACTTACAGCCAACACGCCTGCACAAATTCCACCACCGGCGGTACTCTAACTTCAAATTCCACCTACCTATCCAATCTTAATCTCCTCCTTTCATCTCTTACCTCCAACACCACCATAGAAAATGGCTTCTACAACACCGTCGTCGGCCGCGGCACACCCAACGCAGTTATCGGTCAGTTCCTCTGCCGAGGTGACGTCAACACCACCTTTTGCCAAGAATGCGTAGCCGCCGCATCGAAAGAGGTCCTCCGGCGATGTCCGCTAGAAAAGGGGGCGGTAATTTGGTACGACGAGTGCTCCATACGTTACGCTGAGGGCTCTGACTTCATCCCTAACCCAGGGATTGTGCCGTCGACGTCGTTGACGAGCACTCAGAATGTTTCGGAGCCTGATAGGTTCGAAGATTTGTTGGCCGGTGTTATGGATTCACTGGCGACGGAAGCTGCGAATTCCAATTCCGGCAAGAAGTTCGCGACGGAGGAAAAGAATTTCACTAGTACGCAGACGGTGTATAGCCTGGTCCAGTGCACACCGGACCTGAGCGTTGGCGATTGCGACACGTGTTTGAGGAGCGCCATTGCTTTTTTCCCGTCGTGCTGCGCTGGGAAGCAAGGTGGGAGGAATCTGCTTCCCAGCTGTTCAGTCAGATATGAAACTTTCCCCTTTTACAACACCACTGCGTCTCAGcctcttcttcctcctggtgTTCCAG aaaaaggaaaaagctcGTCGTTAACGATTATTGCCATTATTGTACCAATTTCAATTGCTGTGACGCTCTTCTTGGTCGGCTTTCTTTTCCTGCGTAGAAAGGCAAAGAACAAAGCCAAAGACAAATTTGTTCGCAAAGATAGtg TTAGGAGTGAAATTAATTCAATCGACTCCTTGCATTTTGACTTGGAGACAATTGAAGCTGCGACAAACAACTTTTCTGATGATAACAAGATAGGGGAAGGTGGATTTGGTGCAGTTTACAAG GGTACCCTTTTTGATGGACAGAAGATAGCTGTGAAGAGACTATCAGGCAGCTCGGGCCAGGGTGCACAAGAATTTAAGAATGAGGCTACGTTAGTCGCCAAGCTTCAACATAGAAATCTAGTGAGGCTGCTAGGATTTTGCCTGGAAGGAGAAGAAAAGATATTGGTTTATGAATATGTGCCGAACAAAAGCCTTGATTATTTTCTGTTTG ACAATGAGAAGCAAAGCCTGCTGGGTTGGACACGACGGTACAATATTATAACAGGGATTGCTAGAGGAATGCTCTATATGCATGAAGATTCTCGACTTAGAATTATACATCGTGATTTGAAAGCTAGCAACATTTTGTTAGATGGTGAACTGAATCctaaaatttcagattttggGATGGCAAGGATTTTTGTAGTGGATCAAATTCAGGGGAATACCAATCGAATTGTTGGGACATA tgGCTACATGTCTCCGGAGTATGCGATGCATGGGCACTTCTCTGTGAAGTCTGACGTGTTTAGCTTCGGAGTGCTGGTTCTAGAGATTATAAGTGGCAAGAAGAATAATAGCTTCTATCAGTCACATGGTTCTGGGGACCTCTTGACCTTT GCATGGGAACATTGGAAGAGTGGGACTCCCttagaagtgttggatccaacATTAAGGCATGCTTATTCCAGAAATGAAGTTATGAGATGCATCCATATTGGGTTGTTATGTGTCCAGGAGAATCCTGCAGCCAGACCCACAATGGCAACAATAGTTCTTGTACTCAACAGTTACTCTGTTACACTTCCATTGCCTCAAGAGCCTGCACGTCTCCATCGTAATAGAACACAACCAATCATGCCGACAAGGCAACTGCACTTTGATCAAGCTACCAGCCCTTCGGCGGCATGGTCTGTCAATGATGAGTCCATGATTACTCAAGTATACCCTCGGTAA